The following proteins are encoded in a genomic region of Paenibacillus sp. FSL H3-0469:
- a CDS encoding response regulator transcription factor, whose amino-acid sequence MAHILVVEDEQAINDLITMNLKLVGHTYSKAYTGSEVAELLEKERADLVLLDVMLPGLDGFGVMQQIAPLKIPVILITARGALSDRIRGFELGADDYIIKPFEILELLARINVVLRRNEQAASAFVCDGVEIRFTERQVWVEQLPVDLTAREFELLEVLIRNRNIALSREKLLELAWGYDYAGDTRTVDVHIRQLRKKLGWEERIKTVFKLGYRLEVQV is encoded by the coding sequence ATGGCTCATATACTTGTTGTTGAGGATGAACAGGCGATTAATGATTTAATAACTATGAACCTTAAGCTGGTGGGACATACGTATTCCAAAGCCTATACCGGCTCAGAGGTTGCGGAATTGCTGGAGAAGGAACGGGCGGATCTCGTCCTGCTGGATGTCATGCTTCCCGGTCTGGACGGGTTCGGGGTGATGCAGCAGATTGCTCCGCTTAAGATTCCAGTCATTCTGATTACGGCCCGGGGTGCACTCTCTGACCGCATCAGGGGCTTTGAGCTGGGGGCGGATGATTATATTATCAAGCCTTTTGAGATTCTGGAGCTGCTGGCCCGGATTAATGTCGTGCTGCGGAGGAATGAGCAGGCCGCCTCTGCTTTTGTATGCGATGGGGTTGAAATACGGTTCACGGAGCGTCAGGTGTGGGTGGAACAGCTGCCGGTGGATCTGACGGCCAGAGAATTTGAGCTGCTTGAAGTGCTGATCCGTAACCGGAATATTGCTCTTTCCAGAGAGAAGCTGTTGGAGCTGGCATGGGGTTATGATTATGCGGGCGATACTCGCACTGTAGATGTACATATAAGGCAGCTGCGCAAAAAGCTGGGCTGGGAAGAACGGATCAAAACCGTGTTCAAGCTGGGCTACCGGCTGGAAGTTCAGGTCTAG
- a CDS encoding response regulator transcription factor: MKVLILEDEKPIRDLLCINLKRAGFEIAEASTGEEALSIAREQRDFDIAILDLMLPGLSGFEVCTLLRAQFPRLGIIMLTAKSQEIDKVMGLESGADDYVVKPFSPVELVARVRSLYRRMYPGEALPQENLIELPPFTLMLDERKLLKDGQDIPLTPTEFMIVKLLMEQPNKAMNRDDILTAVWGQYFMGDLKIVDVNISRIRQKIGQESSGPQFLETVWGFGYIWRG, translated from the coding sequence ATGAAAGTGCTGATACTGGAAGATGAGAAGCCGATCCGTGATCTGCTGTGCATCAACCTTAAGCGGGCAGGCTTCGAGATCGCGGAAGCTTCTACCGGTGAAGAGGCGCTGAGCATTGCCCGGGAGCAGAGGGATTTCGACATCGCGATTCTCGACCTGATGCTGCCCGGACTCAGCGGGTTCGAGGTGTGTACCCTTCTGCGTGCACAGTTCCCCCGGCTGGGAATCATTATGCTCACGGCCAAAAGCCAGGAAATCGACAAGGTCATGGGCCTGGAATCCGGCGCAGACGACTACGTAGTCAAGCCCTTCAGTCCGGTAGAGCTGGTTGCCCGGGTGCGCTCGCTCTACCGCCGGATGTATCCGGGTGAGGCGCTGCCGCAGGAGAACCTTATTGAGCTTCCGCCTTTTACTCTGATGCTGGATGAACGGAAATTATTGAAGGACGGGCAGGATATCCCGCTGACCCCTACCGAGTTTATGATCGTCAAGCTGCTGATGGAGCAGCCGAACAAGGCTATGAACCGGGACGATATTCTGACAGCCGTATGGGGGCAGTACTTCATGGGTGATCTTAAGATTGTTGATGTGAATATCAGCCGAATCCGCCAGAAGATCGGACAGGAGTCCTCCGGGCCGCAGTTCCTCGAGACGGTATGGGGATTCGGATATATTTGGAGGGGCTAA
- a CDS encoding HAMP domain-containing sensor histidine kinase codes for MKKSWQLNMASESKRAASEQLLITNNIYENLDSIRARGVSLTPALLVSVAKSYGEHYRKQGIELELRDNGLLLYPVENGGSSGQEEVHAAQEEHIMTLAMPLPAPYQHLELAYNRDISGLYAQQEELNRFFVMINWIVGPLLVVLLYLLIRHLTKPLKLLSETTKTIAEGNYSNRVELNSRDEFGELAVNFNRMASVIEQRITDLAGMAEDKQRMVDNLAHELRTPLTSMQGFAELLTTANIDQEDQVKAGRYILSETVRLKNLAFKLLDLSVLRHQPLVLAKVDVASLFDTVAQTEQQRVKENGLLLEMNSSISAVWGDADLLAALLVNLIENAIPVSPPGQTIRVLAYPQDGEGVLEVQDSGSGMTDEQSRRAFEPFYRADSSRSRAYGHAGLGLSLCRQIAEAHQARIELLSAPGEGTHIRLFLSSTL; via the coding sequence ATGAAAAAAAGCTGGCAGCTGAACATGGCCAGTGAGAGCAAACGTGCGGCCAGCGAGCAACTGCTAATTACGAATAATATCTATGAGAATCTGGATTCGATTCGGGCAAGAGGTGTCTCTCTTACCCCGGCACTGCTGGTCAGTGTAGCCAAGTCCTATGGAGAACACTATCGTAAGCAGGGAATAGAACTGGAACTGCGGGATAATGGACTGCTGCTCTATCCCGTTGAGAACGGGGGGAGTTCCGGTCAGGAAGAGGTGCATGCGGCGCAGGAAGAACATATCATGACGTTAGCGATGCCGCTCCCTGCTCCTTATCAGCATCTGGAGCTGGCCTATAACCGCGATATTAGCGGTCTGTATGCTCAGCAGGAGGAGCTGAACCGTTTTTTTGTGATGATTAACTGGATTGTGGGGCCACTTCTTGTGGTGCTGCTCTACCTTCTGATCCGGCATCTGACCAAGCCGCTCAAGCTGTTGTCAGAGACGACGAAGACGATTGCCGAAGGTAACTACTCCAATCGTGTGGAGCTGAACAGCAGGGATGAATTCGGGGAGCTGGCCGTAAACTTCAACCGGATGGCTTCAGTGATCGAGCAGCGGATCACCGATCTCGCAGGCATGGCTGAGGATAAGCAGCGGATGGTCGATAATCTGGCTCATGAGCTGCGGACACCGCTGACCAGTATGCAGGGATTCGCGGAGCTGCTGACCACGGCTAACATCGATCAGGAGGATCAGGTCAAGGCGGGCCGCTATATTCTTAGTGAGACGGTGAGGCTGAAGAATCTGGCTTTTAAACTGCTGGATCTGTCCGTTCTGCGGCATCAGCCGCTGGTGTTGGCAAAGGTAGACGTAGCTTCTCTATTCGACACTGTGGCCCAGACCGAGCAGCAAAGGGTAAAGGAGAATGGATTATTGCTGGAGATGAATAGCTCCATTTCTGCCGTATGGGGAGATGCTGATCTTCTGGCAGCTTTACTGGTGAATCTGATCGAGAATGCGATTCCGGTGTCCCCGCCAGGGCAGACGATCCGTGTGCTGGCCTATCCGCAGGACGGAGAAGGGGTACTTGAAGTACAGGACAGCGGAAGCGGAATGACAGATGAGCAGAGCAGGCGTGCGTTTGAGCCGTTCTACCGTGCAGATTCTTCACGTTCGAGGGCCTATGGCCATGCAGGCCTGGGTCTCTCTTTATGCCGCCAGATTGCCGAAGCGCATCAGGCCAGAATTGAGCTGCTATCTGCTCCCGGAGAGGGAACGCACATCCGCCTTTTTTTAAGCTCCACTTTGTGA
- a CDS encoding type 1 glutamine amidotransferase yields MIVQKNVKRVECMRIHCLQHVPFEAAEEIAGWAEVKGHALTTTRLYESQALPAIRDFDMLVVMGGPMGVYDEALYSWMTAEKAFIKEGIQSHKLTLGICLGAQLIAEQIGGEVYPNKWKEIGWFPVRLTGDAQTSAFFQGFPEQWVPFHWHGDTFSLPAGARRLASSLGCAQQCFEYEDYVVGLQFHLEVNESSIRKIITNCAGELEPGEYIQAPSDMTDQAERIIASNTLLFILLDAMEEKHLSRTS; encoded by the coding sequence ATGATCGTACAAAAAAATGTAAAGCGGGTGGAGTGCATGAGAATTCATTGCTTGCAGCATGTTCCGTTCGAAGCGGCGGAGGAAATTGCAGGTTGGGCAGAGGTCAAGGGGCATGCGCTAACCACAACACGGCTGTATGAGAGTCAGGCTCTGCCTGCCATCCGGGATTTCGATATGCTCGTGGTGATGGGCGGCCCGATGGGTGTATATGATGAGGCACTATACTCTTGGATGACGGCAGAGAAAGCTTTCATTAAAGAAGGGATCCAATCGCACAAGCTGACGCTGGGTATCTGTCTGGGGGCCCAGCTTATTGCTGAACAAATCGGCGGCGAGGTCTACCCCAACAAGTGGAAGGAAATTGGCTGGTTCCCTGTCAGACTGACCGGAGATGCGCAGACCTCTGCCTTTTTCCAAGGATTCCCAGAGCAATGGGTGCCGTTTCACTGGCATGGAGACACCTTCAGTCTGCCTGCCGGAGCGAGAAGGCTTGCTTCCAGCCTGGGCTGTGCCCAGCAGTGTTTTGAATATGAGGATTATGTAGTCGGGCTGCAGTTCCATTTGGAGGTTAATGAATCCAGCATCCGCAAAATCATTACCAATTGTGCCGGAGAGCTGGAGCCTGGTGAGTACATTCAAGCACCGTCCGACATGACAGATCAGGCGGAGCGAATAATAGCGTCTAATACCCTGCTGTTCATACTCCTGGATGCGATGGAAGAGAAGCATTTGTCCAGAACTTCTTAA
- a CDS encoding OsmC family protein, with protein sequence MKHPFHLKAVWNGGRNSEGHIDAGGLRTVISIPQEMGGPGTGTNPDEMLLGAAATCYLITLAAMLERSEIVPEGLTLASEATVDVTNNVFTYERILHKPSIVLQADATPAQLKLAERLAHKAEASCMISRAVAGNVSIETQPVVEIAHGNGQARIES encoded by the coding sequence ATGAAGCATCCTTTTCACCTGAAGGCGGTATGGAATGGAGGGAGGAACAGCGAAGGGCATATCGATGCAGGCGGACTGCGGACGGTCATATCGATTCCGCAGGAGATGGGCGGACCGGGAACCGGCACGAATCCCGATGAGATGCTGCTGGGCGCAGCAGCGACCTGTTATCTGATTACCCTGGCTGCGATGCTGGAGCGTTCGGAGATTGTTCCAGAGGGGCTGACCCTGGCATCTGAGGCAACAGTAGATGTCACGAATAATGTGTTCACGTACGAGCGGATCCTGCATAAGCCTAGCATTGTGCTTCAGGCTGATGCGACACCGGCGCAGCTCAAACTGGCAGAGCGGCTGGCACATAAGGCTGAAGCCTCCTGTATGATCTCCAGAGCTGTGGCCGGGAACGTCTCTATTGAGACTCAGCCAGTAGTAGAAATCGCGCACGGGAACGGACAAGCCCGGATAGAGTCATAG
- a CDS encoding dihydrodipicolinate synthase family protein, translating into MKRLNVAIPTPFHSDEGLNVEGFEAIVAYQKQNGIESLLISGSTGEQHSMSIGERLEIIEYFNQQRFQGIELVFGASAIRTRDAVMLVQALETSVMDAIMIGFPPYIRPTQQQAIAYVEELLSHTAKPVALYNNPGRTGFDLTPESLYTLIRRHPNIVGYKETGDLQRHVGVESPEEFILFAAGDMKLVENFTSGPCNGLSSVAGNIYPMEIKAAVERLLRQEQVEAGPIEERVSRVFSGHALINIKQHYNSLGIHAGICRAPLL; encoded by the coding sequence ATGAAAAGATTAAATGTAGCGATACCTACGCCTTTTCATAGCGATGAAGGTCTGAATGTAGAAGGATTCGAAGCGATTGTCGCCTACCAGAAGCAGAACGGTATCGAATCGCTGCTTATCTCAGGAAGCACGGGTGAGCAGCATTCGATGAGTATCGGAGAGAGACTGGAGATCATTGAATACTTCAATCAGCAGCGCTTCCAAGGGATAGAGCTGGTCTTCGGGGCTTCTGCCATTAGAACCCGAGACGCGGTAATGCTGGTTCAGGCGCTGGAGACATCGGTGATGGATGCCATCATGATTGGCTTCCCGCCATATATACGGCCTACGCAGCAGCAGGCAATCGCTTATGTGGAGGAGTTGCTTAGTCATACGGCTAAGCCTGTTGCCCTCTATAATAATCCGGGAAGAACCGGATTCGATCTGACACCGGAGTCGCTATATACGTTAATCCGCCGCCATCCCAATATTGTCGGCTACAAGGAAACAGGCGATTTGCAGCGGCATGTGGGGGTGGAGTCCCCGGAGGAATTCATTCTTTTTGCCGCGGGGGATATGAAGCTTGTGGAGAATTTCACCTCAGGCCCTTGCAATGGTCTCTCCAGTGTGGCCGGAAATATATATCCCATGGAGATCAAGGCCGCGGTGGAGCGGCTGCTGCGGCAGGAGCAGGTGGAGGCTGGTCCCATCGAAGAGAGGGTCTCCCGGGTGTTCAGCGGCCATGCTCTGATTAACATCAAGCAGCATTACAACAGCTTAGGTATTCATGCGGGGATCTGCCGAGCGCCTCTTTTGTGA
- a CDS encoding metallophosphoesterase encodes MRKFFITDIHGDQKGLELLLRQSGLDWGKDQLVIGGDMINRGKDSAGVLGYLKQLTERHPGQVHALIGNHEEMMGDYIISGDKLWLSHGGRETLAGLKQAYPDADQRQELMEWAYSLPLYFEDDEYVYTHAGLYTGQPLEEQNREILWMTEYEFYRQPREALLALTKGRPVIHGHTPVERIYGDGARMNCDLGSNTYPILEERSLGLVNLTEMTCHVYRQADQRLETRRIGRI; translated from the coding sequence ATGCGCAAATTCTTCATAACGGACATCCATGGGGATCAAAAGGGGCTGGAGCTGCTGCTCCGGCAGTCTGGATTGGACTGGGGAAAAGACCAGCTGGTCATCGGCGGAGATATGATCAACCGGGGGAAGGACTCGGCTGGAGTGCTTGGTTACCTTAAGCAGCTTACAGAGCGGCATCCGGGCCAGGTCCATGCGCTGATTGGCAATCATGAAGAAATGATGGGGGATTATATAATCAGCGGTGACAAGCTCTGGCTGAGTCACGGCGGACGCGAGACGTTAGCGGGTCTGAAACAGGCTTATCCCGACGCGGATCAACGGCAGGAGCTGATGGAGTGGGCCTATTCTTTGCCGTTGTACTTCGAGGATGATGAATATGTGTATACACATGCCGGACTGTATACAGGGCAGCCTCTGGAGGAGCAGAACCGGGAGATTCTATGGATGACAGAATATGAGTTCTACCGCCAGCCGCGTGAAGCACTGCTTGCCTTAACGAAGGGCAGGCCGGTGATTCATGGGCATACGCCGGTTGAACGGATCTATGGTGATGGCGCCAGGATGAACTGCGATCTGGGATCTAATACCTACCCGATACTTGAAGAAAGGTCGCTGGGACTGGTGAATCTGACGGAGATGACTTGCCATGTGTATAGACAGGCAGACCAGCGGCTGGAGACCAGACGGATCGGACGTATCTAG
- a CDS encoding HAMP domain-containing sensor histidine kinase, whose protein sequence is MLKGIRSRLIVYITLMLLLIVLLLEGVFIAAVHYYYLGSAMETLNTRATTSATFFNKYLESYSLNERARYILENISSEESSKVEVLSPAGQVVINSFGFSSTEQVNTPDVRAALTSGKGSFQSIKPVNGERIMAVSIALKESGSTIGLLRYSVSAEPLYNVILKIALNAAIVGLLVIGFGFMLSLIIAKRIVGPIQQLTGVAKEMATGNFAVRAERRYDDEVGTLAVTLNYMSEEILKSEKLKYDFISSVTHELRTPLTSIKGWGETLLVGDLSDRQETLQGLEVMTGETDRLIGLVEDLLDFSKFQAGEIRMVRQPYDLRGLLEDLLLQFRYRGQTKQIRLYADLPDQPLPVDGDFNRLKQVFVNLLDNAFKFTPAEGEIRLTAVLEGERITVTVADNGEGIEAADLAQLGTKFFKGRSRQSGSGLGLAICKEIIELHDGQLRIESEFTKGTTVIVELPRYEVEQHFTSPV, encoded by the coding sequence GTGCTGAAGGGAATCAGGTCCAGACTTATCGTCTATATTACCCTCATGCTGCTCCTAATCGTGCTGCTGCTGGAGGGGGTATTCATTGCCGCTGTTCACTATTATTATCTGGGCAGCGCGATGGAGACATTGAATACAAGGGCCACGACTTCAGCGACCTTTTTCAATAAGTATCTGGAGAGCTATAGCTTGAATGAGCGGGCGCGTTATATTCTGGAGAATATTTCCTCTGAGGAGAGCAGTAAGGTGGAAGTGCTAAGCCCGGCCGGGCAGGTGGTCATTAATTCCTTCGGCTTCTCCAGTACAGAGCAGGTGAATACCCCTGATGTGAGAGCAGCTCTGACCAGCGGCAAAGGAAGCTTTCAGAGCATCAAGCCGGTGAACGGGGAACGAATTATGGCAGTTTCTATTGCGCTGAAGGAGTCGGGGAGTACGATCGGCTTGCTGCGTTACTCAGTCTCGGCAGAGCCTTTATATAACGTTATTCTCAAAATTGCGCTGAATGCAGCCATCGTCGGGCTGCTCGTCATTGGGTTCGGCTTCATGCTCAGCCTGATTATCGCCAAACGGATCGTAGGGCCGATCCAGCAACTGACCGGGGTCGCCAAGGAAATGGCCACCGGTAATTTTGCCGTCCGGGCAGAGAGACGCTATGACGATGAAGTCGGTACCCTTGCGGTAACGCTGAATTATATGTCAGAGGAAATTCTGAAGAGCGAGAAGCTCAAATATGATTTCATCTCCTCCGTCACCCATGAGCTGCGGACCCCGCTGACCTCTATCAAAGGCTGGGGCGAGACACTGCTGGTCGGTGATTTGTCGGACAGGCAGGAGACACTCCAGGGTCTTGAGGTCATGACCGGAGAGACAGACCGGCTGATCGGCCTGGTCGAGGATCTGCTCGATTTCTCCAAGTTCCAGGCCGGAGAGATCCGCATGGTACGCCAGCCATATGATCTCAGAGGCCTGCTGGAGGATCTGCTGCTGCAGTTCAGATACCGGGGGCAGACGAAGCAGATCCGCCTCTACGCCGACCTTCCCGATCAGCCGCTGCCGGTGGACGGTGATTTTAACCGGTTGAAGCAGGTGTTTGTCAATTTGCTGGATAACGCGTTCAAGTTCACCCCTGCGGAGGGTGAGATCCGCCTTACCGCAGTGCTGGAAGGCGAGCGGATAACCGTCACCGTTGCTGACAACGGCGAAGGCATCGAGGCTGCGGATCTGGCGCAGCTTGGCACCAAATTCTTCAAAGGCCGCTCCCGTCAATCCGGCAGCGGCCTGGGCCTCGCCATCTGCAAAGAGATTATCGAGCTGCATGACGGACAACTGCGGATCGAGAGCGAATTCACTAAGGGAACCACGGTAATTGTAGAGCTGCCGCGCTACGAGGTGGAGCAGCATTTTACCTCACCAGTGTAG